Sequence from the Microbacterium sp. 1.5R genome:
CGCCGTATCGGCGGCGAAGTGCGTGCTCATGCTGCGTTCTCCTTTCCGGTGGTCGAACCCGACTTCGGTCCGATGAGAGTGAGGAAGATCTCCTCGAGGGTGGGCTGCTTCTCGACGTACTCGACCTTCGCCGCGGGCAGCAGCCGCTTGAGGTCGGCGAGGGTGCCGTTGGCGATGATCCGACCCTCGTGCAGGATCGCGATGCGGTCGGCCAGCTGCTCGGCCTCATCGAGGTACTGCGTGGTGAGCAGCACGGTGGTGCCGGTGTTCGCGAGCTTCTTCACCACGTCCCACACCTCGATGCGGGCCTCGGGGTCGAGACCGGTGGTCGGCTCGTCGAGGTAGATCACCTCGGGATTCCCGACGAGGCTCATCGCGATGTCGAGTCGGCGACGCATACCGCCGGAGTAGGTGCCGACCTTGCGGCCCCCGGCATCCGTCAGCCGGAACGTCGCGAGCAGTTCGTCGGCCACCGTTCCGGGGTCGGGCAGGTGGCGCAGCTGGGCGACGAGCACGAGGTTCTCGCGTCCGGTGAGGATCTCGTCCACTGCGGCGAACTGACCGGTGAGGCTGATGCGCTGACGGACGCCGAGGGGGTCGGCGGCCACGTCGATCCCCTGCACGGTGGCTGCACCGGCATCAGACTTCAGCAGCGTCGAGAGGATGCGGACCATCGTCGTCTTGCCGGCGCCGTTCGAGCCGAGGAGGGCGAAGATCGTCCCTTTCTCGACCTCGAAGTCGACGCCTCGCAGCACGTGGAGGTCCTTGTAGGACTTCTCGATGCCGCGAACGGCGATCGCTGGTGCGTTCATGATCGTGACTCCTTCTTCTTCGCGTCGTCGACCGCCGTGACGAGGCGGGCGCGCTCCTTGTCGATCCAGTGGGTTCCGCCGTACGCCTCGGCGTAGGTCTCGGCGAACGAGACGGGGTCGTCGCCGACGATGTCGTCGATCGGGGTGCCGTCTATGGCGGCGCGCTCCCACAGATCGGCGAGGTCGAGGAAGATCTGCACGAGGATGTCGCCGTCGGTGATGCCCCCGTAGTACATCGTGTAGCGGTGCTGGGCGTTGGCGACCGTGCGATACGGCTCGGGGAGGGCGTCGATGCGCTTCTTCGCATCGCGGTACTGCTTCTTCTGCTCGAGCGATCCGGTGAGCGCTTCGATCCACTTGGCGGCCATGTCAGTTCTCCTTGTTGTTCGTGTTCGTGCTGTTCGTGCTGTTCGTGTTCAGCTGTTCGATGTGCTCGGAGAGGAAGCTCCACGTCTTCCAGAACTCCTCGAGCTCCTGCGTGCCTGCGGCGTTCAGGGAGTACACCTTGCGGGGCGGTCCCTTCTCGCTCGGCACCTTCTCGACGTCGACGAGCTTCTTCTGCTCGACGCGCACCAGCAGTGCGTAGATCGTGCCCTCGGCGATGTCGGTGAATCCGTGGTCGCGCACGCGGCTGGTGATCTCGTAGCCGTAAGCCGGCTGCTCGGCGAGGAGTGCCAGGACGATGCCCTCGAGTGTGCCCTTGAGCATCTCGGTCATCTGCTTGCCCATGAGAGCCTCCTTTCGTTGGTTCGGTACTCAGTGTTGCTGGGTACCGGTACAAAGTAACACTGAGTACCGGTACTTAGCAACACCGAATACTGAACTTTCTCGGAAGCCGCCCGGTGGCCGCGTTGACGGTCGCGCTTCGTGCTGCGCGGGCTGCTGCCGCCCGGGTGGCTGAGCGATCCGCGGCCGGGCTCAGTCGCGAGCGCGGCTCAGTCGCGAGCGCGCCGCCAGGGCAGCAGCCGGTCGAGGAACCGCCGCGGCGCCTCGGACACCACCGTGGGCGGAGCGACGGCGAACTGCACGATCTCCTCGGCCCCGTGGTGCACCACCCGATACAGCGCGGTGCCGATGAGCACTCCGAGCGCGATCGACATGATCGACAGCAGTGCCGCCATGAAGTCGGCGAGGCCGCTGTCGGTGGCGACGGCCTCGGTGAGTCCGACGAGTCCCGCAGCGCCCGGGACGAGCAGCCAGAACGCGGGAAGGAACGTGATCTGCGCCGGGACACCGCGGCGCAGCGAGGCGATCCAGAACACCACGAGTGCCATCGCCACGGCCCCGACGAATCCGCCCAGGGTCGCGCCGAGCAGCGCGGTGCCGACCCACTGTCCGATGTACGCGACGACGAGCGCCAGCAGCACCCACCCGAATGTCGAGGTGGGGGCCGAGAAGTGCAGATAGTTGCCGAGCGCGAACACCAGGATGCCGATCAGCGCGACCCACCACGGTAGGAAGGATGCCGCTTCGAGCGGCTCGTAGGAGCGCGATTCGACACCCACGACGGTGCCTGCCGCCAGGATGCCGAATGCCAGCAGGGCGAGCTGCACGAAGCCGTAGATCAGACGCGAGGCGCCCGAGATCATCTGCCCCGCCGCGAGCTCGACGGTCGCGGTCGTCAGCACGCCTCCGGGCAGGAAGGTGACCAGCGGGGCGATGAGCAGCCGGATCGGATCGCCGATCTCGATGACCTCGGCGAGCAGGAACACCGCGGCGGCGCACACGAACGCCGCGGCGATCGGCATCACGAGCTGCAGGGTGGGCGAGCGCACGAGCTTGAGCAGCCCGATGCCCGCACCCAGCACGAAGGCGACGATCGCGCCCTGCCAGGTGGGGGCGAGCAGCAGCGCCAAGCCGGTCGTCAGCACGGCATGCCCGAACGTGCGGGTGACCCAGCCCAGCCGTGGACGCATCGCCCCGATCTCGTTCAGGCGACGGATGCCGTCGAGCGGCGACACCGAGGCGGTGCGCGCCTGCGCGATCAGCTCGTACAGGGCCGCGATCTGGTCGAAGCGGAACGAGGCGTTGGTCGCCGACCGGATCGCGACTCGCGACTCCTCGTCGTCGCCGGTCTCCACCAGGATGATGGTCGGCAGCACGACGAAGTCGGTGTCGTCACCGCCATAGGCCTCGACGACCTCTGTCATCGTGTCGCGGATGCGGTCGACCGACTCGGCCGAGGCGTTCATGCCCTGCGCCACTCCCAGAAGGAACTGGCGCAGGGCCGAGCGGTCGAGCACGTCCGGCATGTCAGCGCGCGCTCACGTCACGAGAACAGGAACGACAGGGTCACGCCGACGACGATCGCGACGCCGATGTAGACGAGGTTGGGCAGCTGGAACGAGTGGTCGAAGACGAACCTGCCCATCTTCGTCGTGCCGGTCTGGTCGAATGCGACGGTGGCGACCTGACTGCCGTTGGCCGGCAGCGTGTAGATGCCCATGGTCGACGGCCACAGCCCGACGAGCAGCGGTGCGGGCAGCCCGATGGTGATGCCGATCGGGACGATCGCGTTGGTCGCGCTCGATTGGCTCGTGGTCAGCATCGCGACAGCGAACAGCGCGAGGGCGAACAGCAGTGCTCCGAGGAACGCCGACGATCCCGACACCACCGAGCCGAGGCCGTCGACGATCAGCGTCTGGTTGGCGGCGACGAAGGTGTTGGCGAGCCACGCGATGCCGAACAGGGCGATCGCGCCGACGATGCCGGCGGGGAACGTCGGCTGCTTCGGCACATCCGCGGCCTTGACCTTGCAGAACACGAAGATGAGAGCGGCGATGACACCCATCACGACCTCGATGATCACGGTCACGCTCAGACGCACCGGGTCGCCGGCGTCGTCGGTGCCGATCACGGGGCGCAGCCCCTCGAAGAGCCCGAAGAGCACGATGACGCCGACGCCGATCAGGAAGAGCGTGGCAGACAGCACTGCGGTGCGCGGAAGCCTGCTGTCGTGCGCGTCGACCGTGGGCGGCTGGATCTGGTGGCTCTCGAGGCGCCGCTGGAACTCGGGGTCGTCTTCGAGGTCCTTGCCGTGGCGCATCATGACGAGCGCGGCGACGAAGAGCCCGGCGATCGACGCGGGCCACATGATCAGCAGCAGTCCGCCGAGATCGACTCCCTGCGGCGCGAGGAGCACCACCATCGACGCGGTCGCTGCCGAGACGGGGGAGCAGAGGATGCCGACCTGCGACGCGACCGCCGAGACGGAGAGCGCTCGTTCGGGGCGGATCTTCTGCTGGTACGACACGTCGTAGATCACCGGCAGCAGCGGGTAGAAGATGTTGCCCGTGCCGGCGCCGACCGTGAAGAGGAACGACATCGCCGGGGCGAGGAAGACCACGGACTTCGGCTTGCGTCTGATCACCTTGGCGGCGATAGACACCATCCAGTCGATGCCGCCGGCCGCCTGCATGGTGGATGCGGCCGTGATCACCGTGATGACGATGAAGACGGCATCCACCGGGGCGTTGCCGGGAGCCTCTCCGAACACGAAGATGAGCACGGCGACGCCGACGAGTCCCCACACGCCCAGGCCGATCCCGCTGGTGCGGGTGCCCATGTAGATCGCGAGGATGACGACGATCAGTTGGGCGATCAGGATCCACACGTTGTCGTTCACGTCGACGGCCCCTTCGTGATCGGGGCGGATGCCGTGAGGATCTCGGTCGCGAGCTCGGTCTCGACGATCCTGCCGCCGATCGCCTCGACGCGCAGCGCGAGCGGGTTCTCGACCGGGCTGATCGCCGTGACGAAGTCGGAGTTCTCGAAGTGCAGCGACTGCAGGTTGCCGACCGCGTATCCGGTCGCGAGCTCACCGCTGAGCAGCGACGCGTGGAAGAGCGGTCGCCGCTGATCCTCGGCGTCGTAGTGCGGACAGAAGCTGCCATGCAGGAATCCGAGCCCCTCGGGCAGCACCTGCAGGGTCGGACCGTAGCTGTCGGTCGTGCCGCCCTCGAACCAGCAGATGCCGCCGGCGCTGCCTCCGGTGAACACGACGTTCGAGTTCGGGTCCTCCCACATCTCGCGCATGACCTCGTCGAGGCCCTGGCGTTTCCAGACGTCGAGCATGTTCGCGGTGTTGCCGCCGCCGACATGGATGACGTCGAACCCCTTCACGAAATCGGCGAGGTCGTCGACCGATCGGTGGAAGAGGGGCAGATGATGCGGTGCGCAGCGGTCCGAGTCGTACGTCGCGTAGAAGCTCACGATGTATGCCGCGTCATCGCCCGTCGCCGTGCCGACGAACAGCACTCGAGGTCTCTTCTTGCGGGTGAGCCCGAGGATGTAGTCGTGCGTCGGATCGTTCCGCCGCTCCATCATGGCCTTGCCTGCGCCCGTCGCCACCACATGAGACACGTCGCCACCCCCGCTGTCGTCTGCGAATGCGCTCAGCGTATTGGGGTTCGGGGCGCTGCGGGGGGTGATCTCACCCGGGCGGGGCGACCGCCGCGATCAGCCGTTCAGCCGTTCAGGCGCGCCATCGCGACCTGCGCCTCGAGCAGCGGCAGGGTGCGATCGGCCTCGGGCTGCGGGCAGATGTCGAGGGCGTTCGCGAGTTCGAGAGCCAGCGCGGCGTGACCGGCGGCGTTCGGATGGAACGGGTCGCCCATCAGCCCCCACGGAACACCGCCGTTGCCCAGCTCGATGAAGCGCGCGTGCTGGTCGACGAGGATCACGTCCTCGGATGCCGCGACGGTGCGCACGGCATCCGCGAACTCGGCGATCCTCTCGCGACCGGGGGCGTTCACGATGTCGATCGCGGGTGGGGTCTGCAGCACGACGACGGCGCCGGTGGCACGGACGCGCGACACGAACTCGCGCAGTGACGCGGCGAAGTCGCCGGGTTCGACGGTGACCTGGCCGGGGCCGGTCGCCAGGTCGTTCGTGCCGATCATCAGCGTCACGACGTCGGGGTGCCACGATGCGACACGACGGTCCCAGTCGTTCAGGATGTCGGTGATGCGGTGCCCGCTGATGGCGCTGTTGATGACGACATCACGGGTGCGCCCGAGCTCGCCACGGATCAGCTCGTGCAGATGTTCGGAGTAGCTGCGCCCGCCCTGCGTGTGCAGCAGGCCGTGCGTGATCGAGTCTCCGGTGATGACCCAGTTCAGCGGCTCGACGCCGGCGAGGGAGGCCGCGATGCGGCGGAGGTCGGATGCGGCGGAGGCGGGGGAGTCAGCATTCGGCACGCCCTAGAGCCTAGCGGCGGCGAGAGTGGAAGACTGGTGCCATGTCCTCCCCACTGCTCGACACTCTCCTCGCCCGCATCGTCGACAGCGGACTGCTCGATGATCCGGTCGCCGAGAACGGTCTCGTCTACGGACGGGCCACCATCGATGCCGCCGGCGCGGTCGTCACCGTCAACGTCGACCCCGAGCTGGAGGACGACGAGGAGACCCTCGACGACGACGCGCTGATCGCGGCGATCACCCGCATCCTGTCGGTGTCCGAGACCCGGTGGCGGGCGGTGATCGACGAGGTCGCCGACGACATCGACGAGGCCGTCGACGACGAGCCGGTGATCGAGCAGGTCGACCTGCGCGACGACCTCGAAGCCACCTCGGTGGTGGTGTTCGCCGATGCCGTGCTGATCGCCTTCGATGCGCCCAAGCAGTTCCCGGACTCACGGATCCTGGTGCAGCTCGACGACGACCTCGAAGTCGCGAACATCGAGGTGCGCGACCGGGATGCCGCTGACGTCGAGGTCCTGGAGTTCGACGATCTCGACGAGCTGCTCGACAGGCTCAGCGGCGACGACCGCTGAGCCCGCCGCGGGTCACAGCCACTTCTTGTACTTGAACACCCCGTAGAGGGCGACCGCGAAGGCGGCCATCGCGCCGATCGCCATCGGATAGCCGTGCGCCCAGTGCAGCTCGGGCATGACGTCGAAGTTCATGCCGTAGACCGTGCCGACGAGGGTGGGCGCGAAGATGATCGCCGCCCACGACGAGATCTTCTTGATCTCGTCGTTCTGGGCGAGGCTCGCATCCGACTGCCGGCGTGCGACGAGAGCCGACTGCACCGTGAGGGCGTTCTCGAGGATCGCGCGGAACGAGTCGACCCGCTCGTTCACGCGGATGACGTGGTCGAGCACGTCGCGGAGTGAGCGCTGCAGCTCTTCGTCGATGCGGTACTTCTCGGATCCGCGGCGCAACCATTCCAGCATCCCGGCGAGGGGGTGCACCGCGCGCTGGAAGTTGATGACCTCGCGCGAGAGCTCGTAGATGCGCCGCGAGAGGGCGTCGTCGTCGCTGTCGCCGAAGAGCTGGTCCTCGATCTCGTCGATGTCGTTCAGCAGGCCCGTGACGATGGGCTCATAGCCGTCGACGACCTCGTCGAGGATCGCGTAGAACACGGCCTCGGGGCCCATCGCGAGCAGGTCGGGGTGCGCCTCCATGCGACGACGCACGCCCACGAGGTCGGGCGACTCGGCGTGCCGGATGGTCACAACGAAGTCGGGGCCGACGAACAGGTGCAGCTCGCCGAACTCGATCGACTCCTGCTCGTCGCGATAGCGGGCGGGGCGCAGCACGGCGAAGAGCGTGTCACCGTAGCGCTCGACCTTCGACCGCTGGTGACCCGAGAGGGCATCCTCGACGGCGAGCGGATGCAGGTCGAACTCGCGCGCGACCGAGGCGACCTCCTGAGGGCTCGGTCGGTAGAGGCCGATCCAGGCGATGCCGCCGTGGGCATCGAGGGACCGGTAGGTCTCGTCGAGGTTCTTCGGGGTCTCCACGCGACGTCCGTGGACGTACACGCCGTTGTCGATGAGGGCCATGGCTGGCTCCGTTCTCGCAGGCGCACGCCGGGTCAGAGGGGGCGTGCGCAGTATTCGTCAGGGGGCGGAAGACGCCGCCGACGGCTGCGGAGCAGGACGTGCAGGTGCGGAGCCGGAGCTCAACGCACGGATGCCGTCAGACGCGACGCAACGAAGGCGGCGTCGCAACTATCACCGGACATCGCCATCACCGCCTCTCGCGCTCTGAAGGGGTCATGTGACCCGGTGTGCCAGCATACTCCTGCCTGCTGGGGGTCGATCCACCGGTCCGGCTGCGTCCGCTCGTGGTTCCGGTCGCAACACAGCGGGGCGAACGGCCGGCGATCAGGATGCGGTCAGGCGGCGTCGATCCCGACGAGTTCGGCGCTCTTCTGCCACAGGGCCTCGGCCAGTGCGGCATCCTCGATCATCGGGTTCACCCGCCGGGTCAGAACGCGTTCGTCGTAGTACTCGCCCGAGATCCAGGTCTCATCCGGGGTGCCCTCGACGAACCAGCTGAGCGTGCTGCCGCCCTTCTCGCTGCTGATGAGCAGCAGGCGCTTGAGCGGGGTGCGGTAGACGAACCGCATGAGCGTGTTCGAGTCCGAGGCGAAGTTGGTCTGCACGGTGCCGGGGTGGAAGGCGACCGAGCTGAGTCCCTCTCCGTGGAACTTCGTGTGCAGGCTCTTCGTGAACAGCACGTTCGCGAGCTTCGCATCGCCGTAGGCGCGGTTCGCGCTGAAGTCCTTGCGGTTGTCGAGGTCGTCGATGTCGAGCTTGGCGAACAGCCGGTGCGCGACGCTCGAGGTGTTGATGATCGCCGCGCGACCGGTGCGCAGCTGCGGCAGCAGCAGGTTCGTCAGCAGGAACGGCGCCAGGTGATTGACCTGCAGCGTCTTCTCGAAGCCGTCGACCGTCGGCGTCTGATCGCCGAAGATGCCGCCGGCGTTGTTCGCGAGCACGTCGATGCCGCCGCCGCCCACGGCATCCGCGATCTTCGTCGCGAGTTCGCGCACGTCGTCGAGTCGCGCGAAGTCGGCGGTGAACCACTCGGCCCCGGTGTCCGCGGCCACAGCGCGTGTCTTCTCGACCGATCGTCCGACGACGATGAGTCGGTGGCCGGATGCCGCGAGCTGGCGTGCCGATG
This genomic interval carries:
- a CDS encoding ABC transporter ATP-binding protein gives rise to the protein MNAPAIAVRGIEKSYKDLHVLRGVDFEVEKGTIFALLGSNGAGKTTMVRILSTLLKSDAGAATVQGIDVAADPLGVRQRISLTGQFAAVDEILTGRENLVLVAQLRHLPDPGTVADELLATFRLTDAGGRKVGTYSGGMRRRLDIAMSLVGNPEVIYLDEPTTGLDPEARIEVWDVVKKLANTGTTVLLTTQYLDEAEQLADRIAILHEGRIIANGTLADLKRLLPAAKVEYVEKQPTLEEIFLTLIGPKSGSTTGKENAA
- a CDS encoding DUF1048 domain-containing protein; amino-acid sequence: MAAKWIEALTGSLEQKKQYRDAKKRIDALPEPYRTVANAQHRYTMYYGGITDGDILVQIFLDLADLWERAAIDGTPIDDIVGDDPVSFAETYAEAYGGTHWIDKERARLVTAVDDAKKKESRS
- a CDS encoding PadR family transcriptional regulator gives rise to the protein MGKQMTEMLKGTLEGIVLALLAEQPAYGYEITSRVRDHGFTDIAEGTIYALLVRVEQKKLVDVEKVPSEKGPPRKVYSLNAAGTQELEEFWKTWSFLSEHIEQLNTNSTNSTNTNNKEN
- a CDS encoding threonine/serine ThrE exporter family protein yields the protein MPDVLDRSALRQFLLGVAQGMNASAESVDRIRDTMTEVVEAYGGDDTDFVVLPTIILVETGDDEESRVAIRSATNASFRFDQIAALYELIAQARTASVSPLDGIRRLNEIGAMRPRLGWVTRTFGHAVLTTGLALLLAPTWQGAIVAFVLGAGIGLLKLVRSPTLQLVMPIAAAFVCAAAVFLLAEVIEIGDPIRLLIAPLVTFLPGGVLTTATVELAAGQMISGASRLIYGFVQLALLAFGILAAGTVVGVESRSYEPLEAASFLPWWVALIGILVFALGNYLHFSAPTSTFGWVLLALVVAYIGQWVGTALLGATLGGFVGAVAMALVVFWIASLRRGVPAQITFLPAFWLLVPGAAGLVGLTEAVATDSGLADFMAALLSIMSIALGVLIGTALYRVVHHGAEEIVQFAVAPPTVVSEAPRRFLDRLLPWRRARD
- a CDS encoding anaerobic C4-dicarboxylate transporter family protein, giving the protein MNDNVWILIAQLIVVILAIYMGTRTSGIGLGVWGLVGVAVLIFVFGEAPGNAPVDAVFIVITVITAASTMQAAGGIDWMVSIAAKVIRRKPKSVVFLAPAMSFLFTVGAGTGNIFYPLLPVIYDVSYQQKIRPERALSVSAVASQVGILCSPVSAATASMVVLLAPQGVDLGGLLLIMWPASIAGLFVAALVMMRHGKDLEDDPEFQRRLESHQIQPPTVDAHDSRLPRTAVLSATLFLIGVGVIVLFGLFEGLRPVIGTDDAGDPVRLSVTVIIEVVMGVIAALIFVFCKVKAADVPKQPTFPAGIVGAIALFGIAWLANTFVAANQTLIVDGLGSVVSGSSAFLGALLFALALFAVAMLTTSQSSATNAIVPIGITIGLPAPLLVGLWPSTMGIYTLPANGSQVATVAFDQTGTTKMGRFVFDHSFQLPNLVYIGVAIVVGVTLSFLFS
- a CDS encoding peptidase E — protein: MSHVVATGAGKAMMERRNDPTHDYILGLTRKKRPRVLFVGTATGDDAAYIVSFYATYDSDRCAPHHLPLFHRSVDDLADFVKGFDVIHVGGGNTANMLDVWKRQGLDEVMREMWEDPNSNVVFTGGSAGGICWFEGGTTDSYGPTLQVLPEGLGFLHGSFCPHYDAEDQRRPLFHASLLSGELATGYAVGNLQSLHFENSDFVTAISPVENPLALRVEAIGGRIVETELATEILTASAPITKGPST
- a CDS encoding SGNH/GDSL hydrolase family protein — encoded protein: MPNADSPASAASDLRRIAASLAGVEPLNWVITGDSITHGLLHTQGGRSYSEHLHELIRGELGRTRDVVINSAISGHRITDILNDWDRRVASWHPDVVTLMIGTNDLATGPGQVTVEPGDFAASLREFVSRVRATGAVVVLQTPPAIDIVNAPGRERIAEFADAVRTVAASEDVILVDQHARFIELGNGGVPWGLMGDPFHPNAAGHAALALELANALDICPQPEADRTLPLLEAQVAMARLNG
- a CDS encoding magnesium and cobalt transport protein CorA, coding for MALIDNGVYVHGRRVETPKNLDETYRSLDAHGGIAWIGLYRPSPQEVASVAREFDLHPLAVEDALSGHQRSKVERYGDTLFAVLRPARYRDEQESIEFGELHLFVGPDFVVTIRHAESPDLVGVRRRMEAHPDLLAMGPEAVFYAILDEVVDGYEPIVTGLLNDIDEIEDQLFGDSDDDALSRRIYELSREVINFQRAVHPLAGMLEWLRRGSEKYRIDEELQRSLRDVLDHVIRVNERVDSFRAILENALTVQSALVARRQSDASLAQNDEIKKISSWAAIIFAPTLVGTVYGMNFDVMPELHWAHGYPMAIGAMAAFAVALYGVFKYKKWL
- a CDS encoding SDR family NAD(P)-dependent oxidoreductase, which produces MTPKTVVLTGASDGIGAASARQLAASGHRLIVVGRSVEKTRAVAADTGAEWFTADFARLDDVRELATKIADAVGGGGIDVLANNAGGIFGDQTPTVDGFEKTLQVNHLAPFLLTNLLLPQLRTGRAAIINTSSVAHRLFAKLDIDDLDNRKDFSANRAYGDAKLANVLFTKSLHTKFHGEGLSSVAFHPGTVQTNFASDSNTLMRFVYRTPLKRLLLISSEKGGSTLSWFVEGTPDETWISGEYYDERVLTRRVNPMIEDAALAEALWQKSAELVGIDAA